TTTATTACCAGCAGATATGTGAACACTAGGAATAAAACTGCTCCTACAGTTATACAAAATCATGTCTATAAGAAACATCTTAatcctttccaccctaaggggttccctattgacaagtaaaatcgtctggcgttagacagagtaaaatctataagtgccatttgacactcataggaggaaaagggttaaaggCAATATTAtcagaagacaaaaaaaaccttttgtGAATTTTGCACTGAATGTCCCTGTTCAGCGCCAGGCTCAGATAGAGTTTCAAGGCCAATGCCTGATCACAAAGCTTTGCCAGATTTGTGCTACTTGCCCTTTGACATGACCCCTACCGTTAGTTCAACTGGTTCCCATAGATAGGTAGGCGATTATCAGCCAAGAGCttaagctaaaaaaaaatttaaaaatgggaCACTTGCACTAGATGACACGAAGTCCattaaaacattttcaaaaacttttgctaTGGAGGAAGTTCTTACAAGAAAGTACCTTGAACATCTAGGATACATACAATTGAAAAAAGAACAAGAGGAGGTCTGAAAAACCTACAATGACTTTGATTGGGTACAGATGTTTCATTCAGGAAAAATATCAAAACTAACTGTTCCtattgaccactttcataaatggcgaccacatttaaattcttttgtctttatgttaattagacctactgccctcgttttgaaacaaatattcttttgaaatttgctcgtcgtaacgaggctagtagggcttattagcattaaaacaaaagaatattttatttggccgccattatgaaagaggtctattctgAATTTGTTCCCTGATGAGCATCATCTGCACCTTGGCAAAATGAAGAAGAGAGGGAAAGTAAATATGATCAATGCTTGGTTACCAAACTCAGAATACCACAAGATAGAACAGAGAGTAATTCATGACAAGGATAATGAGACTACAGATGAAGATGGTGATTCTGCAGTGATGTCTCTGATGAGAATCATGCAGTTTTACTAGAAGTTGTTGAGTTGAGTGTTGACAGTGAAAGCAACTCAGAGAATGGTAAGATCTTACAGCCTCGCAACTCCAGACTGGACAGCCATGTACAATATATTTGACCCGTCATTTCTAAGGAGATTCTGATTGAAACCATAAAAAGGTGAATTGTACTTCACGTATTAGTTTAGTAAGATGAGCCCGGCTTGGGAAGGGGGTGAGGGTGGGTCACTTTTTTTTATGTTAGGATTCGAGGGTGGGCTacttttaaggaggctcgaaagggtttttttggctgctatagtgtttgtgaaacgatgaaagataccaaagaaggatatttcataatgtaggcaaactatatatatctttgcaactctgttgttgggtaatactttgagggcacttatgacgtcatactggttaccacggcaacacgccaggtcagcaaaaaggccctttaaacttcagttgtccaaaattatcggaaaaactaagtcggtgacctaccgtttttatttctttgttggaaatctccctaaattctttaacttattagagagtatgacaaaaatctatctagtagaatttaagatatatcgaaaaatggcatattatagtttacagaaaattgcactagatagatttccgcgaaacttttttatttaaagtgccatcgtgaatgataagtgcatgcaaaaaatcaagataggtcaccgcgcaaaatttcgagatagagacaatttttttccgcaggttttatttccgtttcgcgcgattttacgccgtattttcacttccggtgtgttgcacgcgctacttttgatagaaatttgaatcattctgctgacgcgtgtttcttagttatggcgtgtgtagcttactcgcgcgcgaagctaaaaaccctttcgagcctccttaatattattgtgtttCACTAGGAAGGGTGGGCCATTAAAATTTTGTTAACACAAAATCCGATTTTTCCAGCCTGCATCCTCCTGTACTTTATGAGCAGTCCCTTAGTTCTTTTAACTAACAAACTAATTTTCTAGCAATGAAATTCTGCATTCTGCACAAACAAACATAGTTAACAATTAATATAATTTATGAGAAATGATCCCAAAGACCAAATCACTGATTTCATGAGCTTCTTTCGATACAGAAGGTACGCTAATTAAAATACTAAGGAGGATTAGGGGATTATAGTTGGCCTGGGTGAACTCTTTTACACTGTTTTCCGCAAAAGTTTTCCTCGCATCGAGTATTAACAAGACTTACCAAAGCTCAAGAAGCATATTAAACCCAAAACGAAATAACGGTGAACATTCCTTTTGGGGTCACAGCAAACAGAAGCTCCACAGCTGCTTATATCTTCATCAGAGTCATGTAACGCGTTATTTCTATTACTTTTAATGAGAGGAGATTTCTCCGTGCAATCATCCGCCATCTTAAATCTCCCTGGGTTTGTCAGGGTCACGTGTAAGTAGCTGGAGCAGTCGACGTTTTTGTCATCACGGACGTCAGATTGCCGAGGATGTCTGGGTCGACAACGGCGTTTATGGcgcgaaattttaatgttaagcaaTCCGCGCTCGGCAAAGACAGGAATGTTTTGTTTATAtatttcctgactggtattttggagCGTTGATCCTTCGATCCTTTCTTTTATCAATGCCGCGGCTCAAAGACCTTCGAAATTCGCTTTTGATCGCTCACAATAATAGTTTACTGTCGGatgaaaaattgttgttgttgttggatcaaaattcgtcagaaaatcctcagttcaactacgaaaagtacgaaagatttgacatcGATGACATTAAGGAGGCGGAGTGCAAGGCAGAATTTAGagtagaaaaaaaaggaaatgttgTATTTTATACAGTTGCCTAATGATTattgacattgaacttataatattGAGCACTACATACGCCTttttaaaacagaaataaaatgttcatatatattccagtataaaattaaaataaaagttatagagaataatacatgggcgcgcgCAGATATGGAATTTAACTTCGAGTGTTCACATCGATATCGAACGAGTGAgcacagcgaacgagtgagatatccaATATCGATatcttcgcgtctcggtatatatccactactattcacctccctttcgggagatagttgttttagtatttaccaaatcagatggataaaagataaaaaaacgcCTCTTCAATTtgttcttctgaaactttcgcgaaacgacgcgccatattttctctccgttcgcaaaacattGAATATCCAAGGTTAGTAAATATTCCAAGTTAtggaagccaatcaaaacgcgcgaaaattgctatccactgatttggtaaatactaaaagaaTTTATTCTAAGCTAAAATGTTTAAAGTTAAGTATACTTCTGTTCTgaatattgaattattttcacaaaagactTAACTGCCACCCACTTACTTTGTCACAATGAAACGAAATAATTTCAGACGCTCGTCAAGTTTGCTTTGCTGATAAACTAATTTTAGGCATGCCCAAACGCTGGGTTTTTCATCTCGTGATAGAGTTTGCAAATCACATTTCTTTCTTTGCCATTCTCATCTGTAACTGTCCAGTCTTTGTTTTTTCACACGTACAAAGTATCGAAACGTAAGCTTAAGCTTACATTGTTTTTGCCGAAAAATCATAGGGCAGCCCTTCCAATTCTTTGGTGAatctttgaaacctttgaaattattttacgagaagtaagtttgtaaacacgagaacccgataaaaaattattttccaaagaaaccgaaaatgcaCAGCGGGAAACAAATTGACTTTAGAATCAAATTTGCGTTCGTAAAATTATTCTACACGTTTGCAATGAGAGATAACTTGAGTAAACCAAGCTGTCTAGTAATTACAAAAGTGCTTtgtgcgaaacaaaacaaagtttttggTCTATCTACGATACttacaagttttctttgcaaagcaaCGCCATAGCAAACACCACAGACGGCAACCAGTTCCCTTTACGGAAGTACGGCTATCAACaaggtttcctccctcctcaaaattgactcctagtctAATTCAATTTGCAGGAcaccattgataacagtactttgtactgaagggttatcctggataaatattcCAATTTTTATTATTCCCGTCCGTGACTTCTTCTCAAAAATGGCTGGGCATGCGCAATAAATGCGAGGCCTAAAACTTTACTTCCGTTAGCCGTTCGTAAATCAAAAATGTCTGCTGCTTATTAAGCTCACTAGTTTCTAACTTCAATACGGATGGCAACCAGAAGTGtgctgttttcttatttaactcgtcttcacacaaccacatttacattaataagtctcttttcactagaagagacgattagtttgaaaatatgGGAACAActactgtcctggcgtgcgaaatgttcacttctggttgccgtccgtggctaaAAAACGTTGTTCCTTAATGAAGAATCTGTGATGACGCGTCGGTTTGGTGGTGAAACACTAATAAAATTTGGTATCGAAGGAGTTGATAAGGGCCGAATTTTCTCCGTGAAGACTTaagacgtttcgagcgttagtcctttctcattcgctctgacgaagggctaacgctcgaaacgtcagcttcgtcagcttctcttcacggtggaaattcgaCCCTCCCCAATTTCTTTCGTGCCCAATTTTAATGCTATCCAATGTCGGTAATGGTTGATTAAGATTATCAACTCAGCAAAAAATCGACTCAAATCATACTAAATAATTGAACTAAGAAGAAGGTATGTTAGGGGAGGAGAGGAATAGTAATAAGAAGGAGTGGAAGaaggaaaggaagaaagaaatacAGTAGCCTTTATTCGTAAAAATGTCATGGACTTGAGGAGAAGATCTGGCAAAACGTGAAATACCGAGACGACGGCAAAATCTACCGAAATTCACTAGAAAAGTGCAGCAATGAAAATTAGTGTACATCCTCGGGGACCCAGGATAGTTAGTCGGGACGGGAACCTGAAGTGATCACGGGCAAAATCCGGACCAAGGAGAGTTTACAAGTCGATCCAGTATATCGTAATGAACCCATATTTTGCTTATGGGGAGCTGTTCATCTTGGCAActagaaaatgcaaaaattttCATAGGATGAACAACTCTACTTTGGATTTTTTGCACGCAAAAGTTGCCACTTTCAGCGTTTTGAGAAACGTCCGATTCTCCTTCGTCCTCATCATCTGACCTGATTCCTACTACTTTGAAATCTTCCGTCCTTGGGCTAGCCGCAGTCGCTTCACTTGTATAAGTTGAAATGCCTATAAGTAACGGGAGATCCCCGATATTATTCAACGAATCTTCGCAGGCCACAGTTTCTCAGCCTTCGCAGGCCTTATAACACTTTCGGACCTCACAGAACTCCCAACACTGTCAGTCCTCTCAGCCTTCTATAATCTTGCCTTTGTGTTCATATTTTTCTGTCGTCCACTATGTTCACTTCTGGTTATTTATTCTTTTGCTAACATAAAGGAATAGATTGCGACACGTACGAAGCCCGGCTTCGACGTGGTGACTAGTAATAACGATAAACGCGGATATTTGTGATTGCTCTTTCGCGGGCTTTAATGTCAGTTTACTTGACAAGTGTGTTAAAGATTCTTGCACGactacatatttttttctctcttgtcTACACTATTTAGAGTAAGTTATTTCATCACACTTTCCTCTTCAACCCATCGTCTGGCAGGTGAGggtctaaaagaaagaaaataggaAGAAGCTTTTCATGGTTTTCACTGAAGATTGAGCGCAATGACTTTTCTGAAATCCGAAAAATCAATCACGAAGTTTCTTTTCACAATCACAGGAACACTGCAGCTGGCTGCTTCATCTTGTACTGAGACGTGCCGATCAACTAACCAATTTAAAAGAACGCCAATGGCCCATTAAATTCTTTATATTCTAGGATATAACCTATCATAGGTTCTACCCGCTCTGGAGTTACACCAATTTCCGCCATGTCTGACTCATTTTCAACTGCCGGCAGTCAGTTCCTTGGGGGACGGTCATGTTATAACCACGAAAAACTCGGTAAGTTACAGTCTCACGGGAGACAATATAACTCTGTTATACTAGCCGACACATGGGGATATGAGTTTTATCTGCCTTCCCTGGCTTTGAAAAGAAGATGCTAAACGGATTTCTCAAGCTGGGGAGTTTGTCGTTGCCTGTGGCCTCGTCTCCCTTGGCATTTTGGTCCTCACCTCATTAACGGATCATGTAAACATAGTTGGTCCACTTGCCGCCAAGTCCATGATAACAGCTCGTAACCTGGCCGTATCTTCTGAACCTCGAGCCATCATTGGATGCCCAGCATTGGCCATAAAATTGAAGTCCAAAGTATTTGTAACCattagcctttgcaagatcATAGCACTGCATTACTGAAAAAGACCAAAAAACAGAGGTTCGCAAAGCTTGAAATACACAAACATGCACGTGTGACGTAAAAATGTACAAGACTAGCCATAATTCACTGTAAGCGTAGAGTTGAAACGTTTTAGTGGCACATGGCCACTAAAGGCATGAAGAATAACCATGCAGGAGAAAATGACGGACATACCTCCTTCATTTTCCTTTGGGATTACCGATGGTGTTACCTTGATTTCAGAAATGCCTTTCTGCTTGTATAGCGTAATCCCTTTCTTGCGTTCATTTAATGGTACAAAAAATAACGAAATTAAATAGGGGCCTGAAGGGACACTTCGTGTCGCTTATTGAGGTCTGTTTGTGTTTAATTAAGTGAGTTTACGAAAAAATATAGAATGTATAAAGTGGTGCAAACTTGTATTTTCCAAATTAACCCAGTCGATTCTTTTGGGACGCAGCTTTAGTAAGGTCATTGTTCGTGCCGAACCGCCGCGATCCTGCCAGCAACCCAAATCATAGTAAGCTCCCAAACTATACACAGCATTGTGGGACTTATCACCAACTCCTAgggaaaaagaaataaagagaaTGTAAATGCTATGAAggaattttaaaaatgtttttcaggATAAATGTCGTGTCTCCAAGCAGTCATACAATTTGTTTCAACACGAAGATATGTGAGATATCAAACCATTTTTAACGACAGTAACGATGAACTTTTCACCCGTCAGGGATGGTGCAGTTGTGAGAACACTCGCTTCCCACCAATGTGACTCGGATTAGATTACGAGACTCGGCGTCatatatgtgggttgagttgttggttctctcctctgcaccgagaggtgtTTCTCCGGCCATTCCGGTTTTCCCCtgtcctcaaaaaccagcacttGAATTGATTTGCTTTGattgttaatttcattttacTATGTTTCAGTTGACAATGCCTCAATATTTGCTTCCGCTCTCGAACAACTAGACACTTcattaaagttcctttcctttccatgGCTTATATTGAAAGGGTTTCCGATagcatttttggttttgttatTGTCAGTTTTAACTTTACTTCTATGAGGCAATCAGTTAATCTCAAGGACACTAGGTCATTTTGTCGAGGCCGACTTGAATTTTGACAAACAATTTTAACTGTAAATTAATCAACTTTCTTTCTGAATTTTGTGTTTCGTCTTAATTCGTGAAACTACACCAAGGTACTCTACATTAGTCTAAAAACGGCAGCGACCAAAAAGGAATACGCATTCCTATCCCGGACAGAAGGTGAATGAAGGACGCGTTCGGGGTTTTAAAGTTTCCCAAAATGACTCAGTTAATGACTAAAAGACCGAATGCAGGATAATTAAAGAGATACCATAAGGACAGGCGTGGGGGGCTGCTCTCATTTGCCTGTAATCTGGATTTCCTTCCTCAGACCAACATTCGCCATAGTATTGAATGGCAAATGTATTGTAGTCTTTGCTATTTTTGTCGGCATCCGTAGCGCAATTCAACACAGTCTCAAGGATGTTATTCCAATAGATGCCACCGCCTCTGTAGTTTGAATAAAGATCTTTTAAGATTCTGTTGTGTGGGTTGTCAATCCAGCAACCCTGGTATTTCAACACTGGGGTGTCTACGAAAAGGATAATAAAGTATATTAACTGACAAGAGTACTCTCTCACATGCTTTATTTAGTTGTCTTGTAACTGACAATGGGTATATTTGCGATAAACACTTTTATTCAGTTTAATTAACTTCAGTATATTACATGGCCTAAATGAACTAAAAAAGGCAAGGTTGGTACACTTAGAGCTTCACAAAAGATCTCAAGATCTTTAGTAACCAAAAGAAAAGTCGAGTAAGATTCTTATCGGGCGGTGCTGTGACGTCACGGCCGCCGTATAAGTGCCACGTAGGGGCCAAAGAAAGGGCGGCCATTTTGGTGGGCTAGAGTAATTCTCAGCAAATTGAATTTTATacctttgaaatttttttcaaaatcatgGCCGCCGATCACATACATGAAACCAAGAATTGGCCAATCATAGCTTCCGTATTAATGTTTCGGAAGATGAGTGAAAAGTTAAGAACAAAGGACCAATAACAAAGCAGCACACGTGTAAATTTCAAAGGTCACGTCAAAGTCATGTCTCTTCCCACGCCATCAGCTTGCATAAAGTGGCTGTCGTGCGtgtcctcttattgatgatgaGAATAGGGCAATCAGTCGCTGAGAAATCTTTCAGTTATCGCAAAATACCTTTTTTAAAGCACCGGACTCCAGCGTCGTCTTTGTGACTGCAACTGCCAGAGTTACCCCAGCCATTACTTGCGCATTTGAAAATGCTGTCTTCAATTCCTGTGCAGGTTACATTGGAAAGGTGAATCTGCAAAACATCACCATCACCTTGTTCAAGGCAGAGTACTGAgggcattagggagcttaagcaaacacgacgtcgacagaagCACAAACGTCATCTCAAAtgaaacttcgcgtttctgcgatcatttttcaattattcaaagtcattacgcttgaaaaatgtgtccttactatcctggaattaaattgaaaccagcgcttggaacataagaagacaaaattgaacatttgtcatcatatgctcacgtcgtctacacaactgcaaaacaggtcatttcacggcctagaaagaacgagaacgtcttcaaaatgttaaaagatgaaaaatgcacgtgcaaagcgtgcaaaaatactgttttccattgtcaaatatgcaaatttgtggggtttttgttgccgtcgtcgtcgtggttatttaagctccctattaagaCCTGTGGAAGGAGACTTTCCGGCCCATCATAAGTAACTCAAAAACTCGAAAGGTTGAAGGCATTTTCCGGTGCGAGTTTACTATCCATCGACAAAAAGTTATCAATACTAAACAAATTACCCACtcgatagtgatttatccgatAGATAGTGTAATACCTCCTTTGATGAACTAATAAACAGAAGCCGAATATAACACGAAAATCGTAAACGAAGAAGTTGAAATTGGGTTTAGCTTCATGATCACGGCGTGCATAGGACTACTTGACAACGTAGGTGAGAGCAGTATATTAGACTTTCATACTTACCGGTCCTGTGGCCGTTGCAAAGAACGATTTCTTGTTGGCAACTATAGCTGTTCTGTACCCGAGCTCATTGCAAACCACTTGGGCGGCTTGCAAAGCCCAATTCGTGTCACAAATTGTTCCCCATTGACCATTGTGGTAGACTTGAACGATACCCCCACCAATGTCATCCTTGTCTTTTGACGTGACAAGGCGCACATTATTttcttccaaaaagaaaaagggaaacaaaggaagaaaCAGAGAGAAGGCAAAGAGATAATAACCAACTTACAATGTCTTCTCTGCCGCTTGGCGACACCCTTCGTGCTAGCAACCAATGTATGATGAGCTTATCGCAAACGAAAATACCGCTCAGACTTTTCAGAAGTGGTGGGAATGGcgttaaaaaatttttttcaacctATTTTCAGTTTACTTTCAAATTATGGATCTGGAACATTGCTGTACTGAACAGAACATTTTCACATAGTGTTACAGCGGCCAAACTGAAGACCATCTTGAGTTCACAAGCAAATGCCTTGCAATTAAGTTTCATTTTAGTAGTACAAAATATTGATCTCGAAATTTTGGTTAGAAAACTAAGGTGATCACGTGATGGAAACCCTCCAATCAAAAAACCTTAGCTTGCTCGTGCGATTTATGAACCGTGAccgattagtaatagtaattggaccgagtggagtacaattcagggagtactGAATGGGGCGAgaaatttcaaatcggccgttTGATCCAGGTTTTTCTGCTTCTTTGAGGATCCTTGTTCTGATCCGATCCTCCCTCATCTCGAGTAAATCAGTCGCATCTATTTTTGGAAATCTAGCTGAAGACTCCATTTGAAAGTCTGGGTTGTCGAACAGGTGTAGAGAACACTCGGTAAATTCGGCCATTAACAAAACACACAGTGAGCTATTATCGCTCACTGACGTTTGAAAGCAGTGATAATAGATGCAAGCTGATTGATCAATACTCGGTTCTTTTATTTATCTtgacatttgattggttgatagAAAAGTATCAAGAATTGGACGGTTTGTTCAAAGCTGAATTAAACGTTCCAGCAAAAAACTATCCAATTTATTTTAAGTTTGGACAATtatcaaaaattaataaaaaaaaaataggtgcTATGACTTGTGATGACTTGCTATACCCTACCCCAAATAACCTACTTGTAATGATTTCTTTCAGTTGGCTTTGCTCTGTCTCTTTGATGAacactgttgaaaaaaaaaggagaatgaaaaaaattccaCGTTCAAGATTGTCATTTCTTGCGAGGGAAACTTTTCCACTGACATGTACTTCTCGGGGTATCTTTAGGATAAAAAGCGAGCTTGAAacataaaaagaaacatttgccagttatgaaaaaaacaaaaacaaaacaaaacataatacTTGGACAAAAACTAATGGagttaattttaacaaatttactttCTGTCGTGAATTTCTCGAGTCATTAGTAGTCATGCAGGGGAAGCTAAACTTGTTTGCTTTGGAAGCTCTAGTTTTATGACCGCgcacaataacaaaaatttcttttttctggtAGCAGAGGCAAAATGCTACCCACTGGCAAAGAATTCGACAAGGCACAGTAAAACGTGTTTCTGCAAAAGATACAATAGCACAGCAACCAACCGCGGGAAAAGTCGTGACAAGTCTAAAGATTCTCAATCGACGTGGTAATGTCATAATGTTTATTTAGCTGAGACTGCACCTTTTTAAAGCTAATTCGTGTAGGTCTTTTAAATCGGAAAAGGTATCAGTTTGACGAGCTGGTGTAAATTGATCATGATGAATAGCAGTGGGGCAAAAGGGTTGACACATACATATGAGTACGCGGTAATGGTAGGTGCACACGAAACTGAACTCAAATTTTGTTGCGTCATACGTGGACAAATGAAAACCGTTTTTATCCCAATTTGAAATATACCCACATGACGAAATTTTTTTGTGAGAACAAAAATGGTAAGGAAGTTGAAATCATGATCAAGACAGATTCTGACAAATTCGTTTcttattcaaagaaaaaaaaaactcacaaaATTCTCTTTTGCAAATCGTCGGAACTTTCAGAGGTTTTTGTGTTAACTCTTTGGCCGCATAATGAATCTCAGCAAGAAGTTTTTTCAACTATTTCTCAAACAGACAAGAGAAAAACAGGTGGGACCAGTCTCCTTAAAGCGAATGTAAAAGA
Above is a genomic segment from Acropora muricata isolate sample 2 chromosome 1, ASM3666990v1, whole genome shotgun sequence containing:
- the LOC136913509 gene encoding uncharacterized protein, whose translation is MRPSGTFRAFFIIASLAMFIKETEQSQLKEIITKNNVRLVTSKDKDDIGGGIVQVYHNGQWGTICDTNWALQAAQVVCNELGYRTAIVANKKSFFATATGPIHLSNVTCTGIEDSIFKCASNGWGNSGSCSHKDDAGVRCFKKDTPVLKYQGCWIDNPHNRILKDLYSNYRGGGIYWNNILETVLNCATDADKNSKDYNTFAIQYYGECWSEEGNPDYRQMRAAPHACPYGVGDKSHNAVYSLGAYYDLGCWQDRGGSARTMTLLKLRPKRIDWVNLENTIMQCYDLAKANGYKYFGLQFYGQCWASNDGSRFRRYGQVTSCYHGLGGKWTNYVYMIR